A single window of Pseudomonas lijiangensis DNA harbors:
- a CDS encoding NAD-dependent malic enzyme, which yields MTNTSRPLYISYAGPSLLEMPLLNKGSAFTPQERVEFNLIGLLPQNVETIEEQVTRVYSQYKQCASDLDKHIYLRSIQDNNETLFFRLLDSHLDEMLPIIYTPTVGQACQEFSKIYRTHRGLFISYPERDRIDDILRSATKDRIKIIVVTDSERILGLGDQGIGGMGIPIGKLSLYTACGGISPAYTLPIVLDVGTNNRELLDDPMYMGWRHERVSGKEYDDFIATFIEAVQRRWPDVLLQFEDFAQSNAMPLLEKYRDELCCFNDDIQGTASVAVGTLLAACKAKNETLGQQKVVFLGAGSAGCGIAEHIIAAMKIEGLSESEARKRIFMVDRFGLLTEGMDNLLDFQQRLAHKAGDVAGWAAGGEAFPQLLDVVTHAGATVLIGVSGQRGLFTEQVIRELHKHCAKPLVMPLSNPTSKVEATPEEILRWTDGNALVATGSPFAPVEINGRTVHIAQCNNSYIFPGIGLGVVACKASRITDRMLMAASNALAECSPMVSGLGDAVLPPLKEIQQVSRKIALAVAKEAQAEGLALETSDEVLLAAIERNFWVPEYRGYRRRSV from the coding sequence ATGACCAACACTTCGCGACCTTTGTACATTTCCTATGCCGGCCCCTCGCTGCTGGAAATGCCCCTTCTGAACAAGGGCAGTGCTTTTACCCCGCAAGAGCGGGTCGAATTCAATTTGATCGGGCTGCTGCCGCAGAACGTAGAGACGATCGAAGAGCAAGTTACCCGGGTGTACAGCCAGTACAAGCAGTGCGCCAGCGATCTGGACAAGCATATTTATCTGCGTTCGATCCAGGACAACAACGAGACCCTGTTCTTCCGTCTGCTGGACTCGCATCTGGACGAGATGCTGCCGATAATTTACACCCCGACGGTCGGCCAGGCGTGCCAGGAATTCTCCAAGATCTACCGCACCCACCGCGGGTTGTTCATTTCCTACCCTGAGCGCGACCGCATCGACGATATCCTGCGCAGCGCCACCAAAGACCGCATCAAGATCATCGTTGTCACCGACAGCGAGCGCATTCTGGGCCTGGGTGACCAGGGGATCGGCGGCATGGGCATTCCGATCGGCAAGCTCTCGCTGTACACCGCCTGCGGTGGCATCAGCCCGGCCTATACCTTGCCGATCGTGCTGGATGTCGGCACCAATAACCGCGAACTGCTCGACGACCCGATGTACATGGGCTGGCGTCATGAGCGGGTCAGCGGCAAGGAATATGACGATTTCATCGCCACCTTTATCGAGGCCGTTCAGCGCCGCTGGCCGGATGTGTTGCTGCAGTTCGAGGATTTCGCCCAGTCCAACGCCATGCCGCTGCTGGAGAAGTATCGCGACGAGCTGTGCTGCTTCAACGATGACATCCAGGGCACGGCATCGGTGGCCGTTGGCACCTTGCTGGCTGCCTGCAAGGCCAAGAACGAGACACTGGGTCAGCAGAAGGTCGTGTTCCTGGGCGCCGGTTCTGCCGGTTGCGGGATTGCCGAGCACATCATTGCCGCGATGAAGATCGAAGGCCTGAGCGAAAGCGAAGCGCGCAAGCGTATTTTCATGGTCGACCGTTTTGGCCTGCTGACCGAGGGCATGGACAACCTGCTGGACTTCCAGCAGCGTCTGGCCCACAAGGCGGGTGATGTTGCAGGCTGGGCTGCTGGCGGTGAGGCTTTCCCGCAGTTGCTCGATGTGGTGACTCATGCCGGTGCGACGGTTCTGATCGGTGTATCCGGTCAGCGTGGTCTGTTCACTGAACAAGTGATCCGTGAGCTGCACAAGCATTGTGCCAAGCCGCTGGTCATGCCGCTGTCGAACCCGACCTCCAAGGTCGAAGCCACGCCAGAAGAGATCCTGCGCTGGACCGATGGCAATGCGCTGGTTGCCACCGGCAGTCCGTTCGCGCCTGTTGAGATCAATGGCCGTACGGTGCATATCGCGCAGTGCAACAACTCCTACATTTTCCCGGGCATTGGTCTGGGGGTGGTGGCTTGCAAGGCTTCGCGTATCACTGACCGGATGCTGATGGCGGCTTCCAATGCGCTGGCGGAATGCTCGCCGATGGTGTCCGGGCTTGGCGATGCCGTCCTGCCGCCGCTCAAGGAAATCCAGCAGGTCAGCCGCAAGATCGCCCTGGCTGTGGCCAAGGAAGCTCAGGCTGAAGGTCTGGCGCTTGAGACGTCTGATGAAGTGCTGCTGGCAGCCATCGAGCGTAATTTCTGGGTGCCTGAGTATCGCGGCTACCGCCGTCGCTCGGTCTGA